In Sander vitreus isolate 19-12246 chromosome 12, sanVit1, whole genome shotgun sequence, the following proteins share a genomic window:
- the LOC144526107 gene encoding protocadherin-8-like yields the protein MGEIGWNGLLVLACVSWASLASVTQGKTVKYQTFEEDAPGTVIGNLAKDISSTASSSGGSRTNFRMMKQFNSSFIRLRESDGQLTIGERIDRERTCKHMLQCLIAFDVVSFSKEQFKLIHVEVEVKDINDNSPVFPRKESSLEISENTAVGTRIPLDFAVDEDVGANYIQSYQISVNSHFSIDVLSRADGVKYAELVLMKELDRETQASYALELVAMDGGNPSRTGTTRINVKVKDYNDNSPVFDRNSFSVDLPEDAPVGFLLLDLNAEDPDEGLNGEVVYGFGNQVPTEIRQLFRVDRKTGRLTVESPIDFESKNTYEFDVQATDLGPNPSPAICKIVVQVQDVNDNAPEISITPMTSITAGIAYITEAAARESFVALVSTSDRDSGANGQVHCTLYGHDHFRLQQAYEDSFMIVSTSPLDREKIPEYNLTVVAEDLGSPPFRTITQYTIRLTDENDNAPVFSKPVYEVAVVENNAPGAYITTVVARDMDMGSNGKVSYKLADTYFMGSPISTFVSLDPASGSLYALRSFNYEMMKQLELRITASDGGSPPLSGSANVYVRIMDQNDNTPVITQPPLNNGSAEVLLPRDAPSGYVITRVEARDADEGVNAEVSYGLATGEPSVFSVNKATGEIYLNQVLSHDVDETLSVTVTVSDNGRPALTSTATLHFLIIAGSPPSDRTVYHSGSGDEVYAQWDLSVVIIVVLAGSCTLLLLAIILIATTCNRRKRDKSGEDSDSYGEKGTLERGRNHVGDNPLLPLHETGAGAGFDGHSYSSQPGGFTSAHPGGSDMCSASEDGSEVPCVYDSDSNIKPRGNKHEGYSTLPGYGNAKEAVRPITIWKGNSYTTISARDPAFSGKDSGKGDSDFNDSDSDVSGDTGLKKDGAVVPPMGGQNALWACTSECKVLGHSDRCWSPSAVRANAAPSPAPTLSSFSSLSKTTSLPRDPHRRDNYYQAHIPKTVGLQSVYEKVLHREYDYVLVTPPRPVRVQEISDITIPVYTPTPTHCPNNDV from the exons ATGGGAGAAATAGGGTGGAACGGGCTGTTGGTGCTAGCGTGCGTCTCTTGGGCAAGCCTGGCTTCTGTCACACAAGGAAAGACGGTGAAATATCAGACATTCGAGGAAGACGCACCAGGGACAGTGATTGGAAACTTGGCCAAGGACATCTCCTCCACTGCCTCTTCCTCGGGGGGGTCCAGGACCAATTTCAGGATGATGAAACAGTTCAACTCCTCTTTCATCCGGCTGAGGGAGAGCGACGGGCAGCTGACCATCGGAGAGAGGATAGACAGGGAGCGGACCTGCAAACACATGCTGCAATGCCTCATCGCTTTTGACGTGGTCAGCTTCTCCAAAGAGCAGTTCAAACTCATCCACGTCGAGGTGGAGGTCAAGGACATCAACGACAACTCCCCCGTGTTCCCCCGGAAAGAGTCGAGTCTGGAGATCTCCGAGAACACAGCGGTGGGCACGCGGATACCGCTAGACTTTGCCGTGGATGAGGATGTTGGGGCGAACTACATCCAAAGCTACCAGATCTCCGTCAACAGCCACTTTTCAATCGACGTGCTCAGCAGGGCCGACGGGGTTAAATATGCGGAGCTGGTGCTCATGAAGGAGCTGGACCGGGAGACGCAGGCTTCTTACGCGCTGGAGCTGGTCGCTATGGACGGTGGGAACCCGTCCCGCACCGGAACAACGCGCATCAACGTCAAGGTGAAAGACTATAACGACAACAGCCCGGTGTTCGACAGGAACAGCTTCTCCGTGGACCTGCCCGAGGACGCACCGGTGGGCTTTCTCTTGCTGGACCTGAACGCGGAGGATCCAGACGAGGGGCTGAACGGTGAGGTGGTGTACGGGTTCGGTAACCAGGTGCCCACAGAAATACGGCAACTCTTCAGAGTGGACAGGAAGACCGGACGGCTCACAGTCGAGAGCCCGATTGACTTTGAAAGTAAGAACACGTACGAGTTTGACGTTCAGGCAACCGACCTGGGTCCGAACCCGAGCCCGGCCATCTGCAAAATTGTAGTGCAGGTGCAGGATGTTAACGACAACGCACCGGAGATCTCCATCACTCCTATGACGTCCATAACGGCGGGGATAGCGTACATTACCGAGGCGGCGGCCAGAGAGAGTTTCGTGGCTCTGGTCAGCACCTCGGACAGAGACTCCGGCGCTAACGGGCAGGTGCACTGCACGCTCTACGGACACGATCACTTCAGACTACAGCAGGCGTACGAGGACAGCTTCATGATTGTGAGTACCAGCCCGTTAGACCGGGAGAAAATCCCCGAATATAACCTCACAGTAGTGGCAGAGGATCTGGGATCCCCTCCCTTCAGGACCATCACTCAGTACACAATCAGACTGACAGACGAGAACGACAACGCTCCGGTGTTCAGTAAACCGGTGTATGAAGTGGCCGTGGTGGAGAACAATGCTCCTGGCGCATACATCACCACGGTGGTGGCGCGGGACATGGACATGGGGTCAAACGGGAAGGTCAGCTACAAACTGGCAGACACATATTTCATGGGCTCCCCCATTTCCACCTTCGTGTCACTGGACCCCGCCAGCGGGTCGCTTTACGCGCTCCGGAGCTTCAACTATGAGATGATGAAACAGCTGGAGCTCCGTATCACGGCCAGCGACGGCGGCTCCCCGCCTCTGTCCGGCAGCGCTAACGTCTATGTGAGGATAATGGACCAGAATGATAACACACCGGTCATCACTCAGCCGCCTCTCAATAACGGCTCCGCTGAAGTCCTCCTGCCCCGGGACGCACCGAGCGGCTACGTCATCACACGGGTGGAGGCGCGGGATGCGGATGAGGGCGTGAACGCAGAGGTGTCCTACGGGCTGGCCACCGGTGAACCCTCCGTGTTCTCTGTTAACAAAGCCACCGGGGAGATCTACCTCAACCAGGTGCTCAGCCATGACGTGGACGAAACTCTGAGCGTGACCGTGACGGTGAGCGACAACGGGAGGCCCGCGCTCACCTCCACCGCCACGCTCCACTTCCTCATCATCGCGGGCTCCCCGCCGAGCGACAGGACAGTGTACCATTCAGGCAGCGGGGACGAGGTGTACGCGCAGTGGGACCTGTCCGTGGTGATTATCGTTGTCCTCGCGGGGAGCTGCACGCTCCTGCTGCTCGCCATCATCCTCATCGCCACCACCTGCAACCGGCGCAAGCGAGACAAAAGCGGAGAAGACAGCGACTCGTATGGGGAGAAGGGCACGCTCGAGCGGGGCAGGAACCACGTGGGGGACAACCCGCTTCTGCCACTCCACGAGACCGGGGCAGGAGCGGGCTTTGACGGACACTCCTACAGCAGCCAGCCCGGTGGGTTCACATCGGCTCACCCCGGGGGCAGCGACATGTGCTCGGCCTCAGAGGACGGCAGCGAAGTGCCCTGTGTGTATGACTCAGACAGCAACATCAAGCCGAGAGGGAATAAACACGAG GGCTACTCCACTCTGCCTGGCTATGGGAACGCCAAAGAGGCTGTGAGGCCCATCACTATCTGGAAGGGGAACTCTTACACCACCATCTCTGCCAGGGACCCGGCCTTCAGTGGCAAAGACAGTGGCAAGGGAGACAGTGACTTCaatgacagtgacagtgatgtcAGTGGGGACACTGGCCTGAAGAAAGATGGGGCAGTGGTTCCTCCCATGGGTGGCCAAAATG CTCTGTGGGCTTGCACCAGTGAATGTAAGGTCCTGGGTCACTCAGATCGCTGCTGGAGCCCCTCAGCAGTAAGAGCCAACGCAGCGCCCTCTCCAGCCCCCACCCTCTCCTCTTTCAGCAGCCTCTCCAAGACAACCTCCCTGCCCCGGGACCCCCACCGCCGGGACAACTACTACCAGGCGCACATCCCCAAAACCGTGGGTCTACAGAGTGTGTACGAGAAGGTGCTGCACAGAGAGTACGACTACGTTCTGGTCACCCCACCCAGGCCTGTGCGGGTGCAGGAGATCAGTGATATAACCATCCCTGTTTACACCCCCACCCCAACACACTGTCCCAACAATGACGTCTAA
- the LOC144526391 gene encoding leukocyte cell-derived chemotaxin 1-like: protein MAGNSEKVPIASAGPEDLHNFMPPAYSAVAVKPAATGRLLKAGIAVLIVGALLLLLGAVGALYFWNNNEKHVYNVHYSMSINGKVEEGTMEIDTVNNMEKFSTGSGADEAVEVHDFEIGITGIRFSGGEKCYIKTQVKARLPDVEALNKDSMTFNLEDEVMPAKFEDDLIWVAADTPLSDSAFLSNKIKDLCGDLPIFWLRPTYSTSRQRKRRAAPRQRRQAAGEEKVDVEAEVNPENPYQRGLEGEQGTMNIDPTLDHQGVCCNECRRSYTHCQRICEPLGGYHPWPYHYRGCRVVCRVIMPCNWWVARIMGLV, encoded by the exons ATGGCCGGGAACTCAGAGAAAGTACCGATCGCCTCGGCGGGACCAGAGGACCTGCATAACTTCATGCCCCCG GCCTACTCCGCCGTGGCCGTGAAGCCCGCCGCCACCGGCCGCCTCCTGAAGGCCGGGATCGCGGTGCTTATCGTCGGGGCCCTCCTACTGCTACTGGGGGCAGTCGGAGCGTTATACTTCTGGAACAACAACGAAAAACAC gtctaCAATGTCCATTACAGCATGAGCATCAATGGCAAAGTGGAGGAGGGTACAATGGAGATTGATACGGTGAATAACATGGAGAAATTCAGCACCGGCAGTGGGGCAGATGAGGCCGTGGAGGTCCATGACTTTGAGATT GGGATCACAGGGATCCGGTTTTCAGGAGGAGAGAAGTGCTACATCAAGACCCAAGTGAAGGCTCGTCTGCCTGATGTGGAGGCTCTCAACAAGGACTCGATGACATTCAACCTG GAGGATGAGGTGATGCCGGCCAAATTTGAGGATGATCTGATCTGGGTGGCGGCTGACACCCCACTCTCGGACTCCGCCTTCCTCAGCAACAAGATAAAGGACTTGTGTGGAGACCTGCCAATCTTCTGGCTCCGTCCCACCTACTCAACCA gcagacagaggaagaggagggctgCCCCCCGCCAGCGCCGCCAGGCAGCCGGGGAGGAGAAAGTGGACGTGGAGGCAGAGGTCAACCCGGAGAACCCCTATCAG AGAGGCCTTGAGGGCGAGCAGGGCACCATGAACATCGACCCCACGCTGGACCACCAGGGCGTGTGCTGCAACGAGTGCCGTCGCAGCTACACCCACTGCCAGAGGATCTGTGAGCCGCTGGGAGGGTACCACCCGTGGCCCTACCACTACAGGGGCTGCAGGGTGGTCTGTAGAGTTATCATGCCCTGCAACTGGTGGGTGGCACGCATTATGGGTCTGGTGTAA